One genomic window of Maribacter aquivivus includes the following:
- the hemB gene encoding porphobilinogen synthase, with protein sequence MYPLIRNRRLRSSEAIRSLVRETIISPSDFLVPLFVVEGKGIKEEIASMPNYYRLSLDNLTKEVKELWKMGLRSVLLFVKVPDNLKDNQGSEALNENGLMQLAIKTVKNACPEMLVMTDVALDPYSSYGHDGIVADGQILNDESVEVLAEMSVSHAKAGADFVAPSDMMDGRILSIREALEDEGYTNTGIMAYSAKYASAFYGPFRDALDSAPVDIKNVPKDKKTYQMDFANRFEAIRETQMDIEEGADIVMVKPGLCYLDIVREIKNEVDVPVAVYQVSGEYAMVKAAAEKGWLDHDAVMMEQLIAIKRAGANIIASYFAKDVVKLLG encoded by the coding sequence ATGTACCCACTTATTAGAAATAGAAGACTTAGAAGTTCAGAAGCTATACGTAGTTTAGTAAGAGAAACTATAATTTCGCCAAGTGATTTTTTAGTCCCACTTTTCGTAGTAGAAGGTAAAGGTATTAAAGAGGAAATCGCCTCAATGCCTAACTATTACCGCCTAAGTCTTGACAACCTTACAAAAGAGGTAAAGGAACTTTGGAAAATGGGCTTACGTTCCGTTTTATTATTTGTAAAAGTACCTGATAATCTAAAGGATAATCAGGGTTCTGAAGCTTTAAATGAAAACGGATTAATGCAATTAGCCATTAAAACGGTTAAAAATGCATGTCCAGAAATGCTGGTAATGACAGATGTTGCCTTAGACCCCTACTCTTCTTACGGTCATGACGGTATTGTTGCTGACGGACAGATTCTTAATGATGAAAGTGTAGAGGTTCTAGCAGAAATGAGTGTATCTCATGCCAAAGCTGGTGCAGATTTTGTTGCCCCTAGCGATATGATGGATGGTAGAATACTCAGCATTCGTGAAGCTTTAGAAGATGAAGGTTATACTAATACAGGCATTATGGCGTATAGCGCTAAATATGCCAGTGCTTTTTACGGTCCGTTTAGAGATGCGCTAGATTCCGCTCCTGTAGATATTAAAAATGTACCTAAGGATAAAAAAACGTACCAGATGGATTTCGCCAATAGATTTGAAGCTATTCGTGAAACACAAATGGACATTGAAGAAGGTGCAGATATTGTTATGGTAAAACCAGGACTTTGCTATCTTGATATTGTTCGTGAAATTAAAAATGAAGTTGATGTGCCAGTTGCCGTTTATCAAGTTTCTGGCGAATATGCCATGGTAAAAGCTGCTGCCGAAAAAGGATGGTTAGATCATGATGCGGTAATGATGGAACAGCTAATTGCAATTAAAAGAGCAGGTGCAAATATCATCGCCAGTTACTTCGCAAAAGACGTTGTAAAACTCTTAGGATAA